The following are from one region of the Sandaracinus amylolyticus genome:
- a CDS encoding FecR domain-containing protein, giving the protein MNRSENMEKLLDELALVVDGDREAMERHADFLADDDEARDLKHDAMETAERLVKAGADYVPPADLEARLMAALDARAGNVVPAIEGTTRKTDPGFVLDPHAQAEIAKVEARLDAPAVSEERERVVAPTVAMREVVEPGAREEAKKTEPAHSNRGLAKVIVLFGALGVAAAAAAALVAIGATMFGGSEEVAEGDGETPAVIAQGATTGRIAEVARASSDGASGVQVRAAGGTWQPAAQGAEIAAGAAIRTDERTRARIALSDGSEMVLNHSTEVRFDPQQPRRFELPTGEVLADVAHLENGPNLGITVPTGRVEVLGTKFVLAATPESASVRVTRGTVRVHGANQGSREVKSGEEGVLRANAAPEVAPVMDLARSVAWSELTNVVQQDDPETTLPGIGSLRARRPGEREDRERPLTLARHDVRVRIVGNVARTEIEEVFRNDSDATLEGIYRFPLPADAQIARLALDVNGVMEEGAFVARERAQRIWRGVIRNATPVAERRPTEEFIWVPGPWRDPALLEWQRGGQFELRIFPIPAHGERRVVIAYTQTIAPTTEGRRYVYPLAHSRDESLRVGEFNVDVRVANAERVNASGYQVRSAADADATRLSYQQTGFLPNGDLVIDYAIPGGERELAFWTYQGDAAQAPPAQSRDQDREVIDLQRQIAADSRPYVAFALRPELPARTEGAAHDYVIVVDSSQSMVGERFQRASRLVSGVIAEMDRRDRFTVLACDYECRSMEGTAENARMRVPSAGEMSQVSQWLSRVEPAGASDLIATMRTASRAGTAQRDASRRVHVIYVGDGVASAGHRSTAAITSEAERLATSAHVAFTTVGIGGDADATSLAAIARSGGGHYVPFVPGQRASLAALSVLETTYGVALRDARLELPAGLVEVAPERLPTIRAGEEVIVTARMSSPSEIGGEVVLRGTVGGEPFEQRYPVRLVPSTAAGNRFVPALWAAHRIEQIEARGNGEDEARIVAMSKAYSVMSRHTSLLVLESEAMFRAFGIDRAAAPVAQWTGEDEVEGSTAEGSLSLPPSEMGGASGDLDALSAGALGAGRSGGGGASAGFAAPTSGTRAARRASAEPTITEAAPMMEEAEERGTRGRAADTSATQTRDEFDRAWREQQQRAPQQPPAVAAPTPTAPMMRPRGPGQWMRRVYYRVGEIQNDGAPSFREQEQARIAEESLRLQPDSRDRHRTAVRALSRAGNLERALEVAEAWFSRDRLDPEALVARADVLARLGRRDEALRLLTGVVDVRPDDAALHTRLAGAFERAGDEARACAHRISLAEIRNEDAEIVADAVRCERMASHRELAQLLLDGVREDRARTRAATLAEQADDARRNRGEITIEASWPGGDDVDVALIAPDGSRLSWMGGRTTIVGEDARRDGRETIGLSRATVGNYLVEVARTSPDQRGAIRGTLRIRALDETRTVPFVIDDGERESVARVVVRRESRMEAVGAGW; this is encoded by the coding sequence ATGAACCGCAGCGAGAACATGGAGAAGCTGCTCGACGAGCTCGCGCTCGTGGTCGACGGCGATCGCGAGGCGATGGAGCGACACGCGGACTTCCTCGCGGACGACGACGAGGCGCGCGACCTCAAGCACGACGCGATGGAGACCGCGGAGCGCCTGGTGAAGGCGGGCGCGGACTACGTACCGCCCGCGGATCTCGAGGCGCGGCTGATGGCGGCGCTCGACGCGCGCGCCGGGAACGTGGTGCCGGCGATCGAGGGCACGACGCGCAAGACCGATCCCGGCTTCGTGCTCGACCCGCACGCGCAGGCCGAGATCGCGAAGGTGGAGGCGCGGCTCGACGCGCCCGCGGTGAGCGAGGAGCGCGAGCGGGTGGTCGCGCCGACGGTCGCGATGCGCGAGGTCGTCGAGCCGGGCGCCCGCGAAGAGGCGAAGAAGACCGAGCCGGCGCACAGCAACCGCGGGCTCGCGAAGGTGATCGTGCTCTTCGGCGCGCTCGGGGTCGCGGCCGCGGCGGCTGCGGCGCTGGTCGCGATCGGCGCGACGATGTTCGGCGGCAGTGAAGAGGTCGCGGAGGGCGACGGCGAGACGCCGGCGGTGATCGCGCAGGGCGCGACGACGGGACGCATCGCCGAGGTCGCGCGCGCGTCGAGCGACGGCGCGAGCGGCGTGCAGGTGCGCGCGGCGGGCGGCACGTGGCAGCCCGCGGCGCAGGGCGCGGAGATCGCGGCGGGCGCGGCGATCCGCACCGACGAGCGCACGCGCGCGCGCATCGCGCTCTCGGACGGCAGCGAGATGGTGCTCAACCACTCGACCGAGGTGCGCTTCGATCCCCAGCAGCCGCGTCGCTTCGAGCTGCCCACGGGCGAGGTGCTCGCCGACGTCGCGCACCTCGAGAACGGTCCGAACCTCGGCATCACGGTGCCGACCGGTCGCGTCGAGGTGCTGGGCACGAAGTTCGTGCTCGCGGCGACGCCCGAGAGCGCGAGCGTGCGCGTGACCCGCGGCACGGTGCGCGTGCACGGTGCGAATCAGGGCTCGCGCGAGGTGAAGAGCGGCGAAGAGGGCGTGCTGCGCGCGAACGCGGCGCCCGAGGTCGCGCCGGTGATGGACCTCGCGCGCTCGGTCGCGTGGAGCGAGCTCACCAACGTCGTGCAGCAGGACGATCCCGAGACGACGCTGCCCGGCATCGGCTCGCTGCGGGCCCGCCGTCCCGGTGAGCGCGAGGATCGCGAGCGCCCGCTCACGCTCGCGCGCCACGACGTGCGGGTGCGCATCGTGGGCAACGTCGCGCGCACCGAGATCGAGGAGGTCTTCCGCAACGACTCGGACGCGACGCTCGAGGGCATCTACCGCTTCCCGCTGCCCGCCGACGCGCAGATCGCGCGCCTCGCGCTCGACGTGAACGGCGTGATGGAAGAGGGCGCGTTCGTCGCTCGTGAGCGGGCGCAGCGCATCTGGCGTGGCGTGATCCGCAACGCGACGCCGGTCGCCGAGCGCCGTCCCACCGAGGAGTTCATCTGGGTGCCCGGCCCGTGGCGCGATCCCGCGCTGCTCGAGTGGCAGCGGGGTGGTCAGTTCGAGCTGCGCATCTTCCCGATCCCCGCGCACGGCGAGCGTCGCGTGGTGATCGCGTACACGCAGACGATCGCGCCGACGACCGAGGGCCGTCGCTACGTCTACCCGCTCGCGCACTCGCGCGACGAGTCGCTGCGCGTCGGTGAGTTCAACGTGGACGTGCGCGTCGCGAACGCGGAGCGCGTGAACGCGTCGGGCTATCAGGTGCGCAGCGCCGCCGACGCCGACGCGACGCGCCTCTCGTACCAGCAGACGGGCTTCCTGCCGAACGGCGATCTCGTGATCGACTACGCGATCCCGGGGGGTGAGCGCGAGCTCGCGTTCTGGACCTACCAGGGCGATGCCGCGCAGGCGCCGCCCGCGCAGAGCCGCGATCAGGATCGCGAGGTGATCGATCTGCAGCGCCAGATCGCGGCGGACTCGCGGCCCTACGTCGCGTTCGCGCTGCGGCCCGAGCTGCCGGCGCGCACCGAGGGCGCGGCGCACGACTACGTGATCGTCGTCGACTCGAGCCAGTCGATGGTCGGCGAGCGCTTCCAGCGCGCGAGCCGCCTCGTCTCGGGGGTGATCGCGGAGATGGATCGCCGCGATCGCTTCACCGTGCTGGCGTGCGACTACGAGTGCCGCTCGATGGAGGGCACTGCCGAGAACGCGCGGATGCGCGTGCCGAGCGCGGGCGAGATGTCGCAGGTCTCGCAGTGGCTCTCGCGCGTGGAGCCCGCGGGCGCGAGCGATCTCATTGCGACGATGCGGACCGCGTCGCGCGCCGGGACCGCACAGCGCGATGCGAGCCGCCGCGTGCACGTGATCTACGTGGGTGACGGCGTCGCGTCGGCGGGCCATCGCAGCACCGCGGCGATCACCTCGGAGGCGGAGCGCCTCGCGACGAGCGCGCACGTCGCGTTCACGACCGTCGGCATCGGCGGCGACGCGGACGCGACCTCGCTCGCCGCGATCGCGCGGAGCGGCGGCGGTCACTACGTGCCCTTCGTGCCCGGGCAGCGCGCTTCGCTCGCGGCGCTCTCGGTGCTCGAGACCACGTACGGCGTCGCGCTGCGCGATGCGCGCCTCGAGCTGCCCGCGGGCCTGGTCGAGGTCGCGCCCGAGCGGCTGCCGACGATCCGCGCCGGTGAAGAAGTGATCGTCACCGCGCGCATGAGCTCGCCGAGTGAGATCGGCGGTGAGGTCGTGCTGCGCGGCACCGTGGGCGGCGAGCCCTTCGAGCAGCGTTATCCGGTGCGGCTCGTGCCGAGCACCGCGGCGGGCAATCGCTTCGTGCCGGCTCTCTGGGCGGCGCATCGCATCGAGCAGATCGAGGCGCGAGGCAACGGCGAGGACGAGGCGCGCATCGTCGCGATGAGCAAGGCGTACTCGGTGATGTCGCGCCACACGTCGCTGCTCGTGCTCGAGAGCGAGGCGATGTTCCGTGCGTTCGGCATCGATCGCGCCGCGGCGCCGGTCGCGCAGTGGACCGGCGAGGACGAGGTCGAAGGCAGCACCGCGGAAGGCTCGCTCTCGTTGCCGCCGAGCGAGATGGGCGGTGCGAGCGGTGACCTCGATGCGCTCTCGGCGGGCGCCCTCGGCGCGGGCCGCAGCGGTGGTGGTGGCGCGTCCGCGGGCTTCGCGGCGCCGACGTCGGGCACCCGCGCGGCGCGGCGTGCCTCGGCGGAGCCGACGATCACCGAGGCCGCGCCGATGATGGAAGAAGCGGAGGAGCGCGGCACGCGCGGACGCGCGGCGGACACCTCGGCCACCCAGACGCGCGACGAGTTCGATCGCGCGTGGCGCGAGCAGCAGCAGCGTGCGCCGCAGCAGCCGCCCGCGGTGGCGGCCCCGACCCCGACCGCGCCGATGATGCGCCCGCGTGGGCCCGGCCAGTGGATGCGCCGCGTGTACTACCGCGTCGGCGAGATCCAGAACGACGGCGCGCCGAGCTTCCGCGAGCAGGAGCAGGCGCGCATCGCGGAGGAGTCGCTGCGCCTGCAGCCCGACAGCCGTGATCGTCATCGCACCGCGGTCCGTGCGCTCTCGCGCGCCGGGAACCTCGAGCGCGCGCTCGAGGTGGCGGAGGCGTGGTTCTCGCGCGATCGCCTCGACCCCGAGGCGCTCGTGGCGCGGGCCGACGTGCTGGCGCGCCTCGGTCGTCGTGACGAAGCGCTGCGCCTGCTGACCGGCGTGGTCGACGTGCGGCCCGACGACGCGGCGCTCCACACCCGTCTCGCCGGCGCGTTCGAGCGTGCGGGGGACGAGGCCCGGGCGTGCGCGCACCGGATCTCGCTCGCCGAGATCCGCAACGAGGACGCCGAGATCGTGGCGGACGCGGTGCGCTGCGAGCGCATGGCGAGCCACCGCGAGCTCGCGCAGCTCCTGCTCGACGGAGTGCGCGAGGACCGCGCGCGCACCCGCGCGGCGACGCTCGCCGAGCAGGCGGACGACGCGCGCCGCAACCGCGGCGAGATCACCATCGAGGCGAGCTGGCCGGGCGGCGACGACGTCGACGTCGCGCTGATCGCCCCCGATGGATCGCGCCTCTCGTGGATGGGTGGTCGCACCACGATCGTCGGCGAGGACGCGCGCCGCGACGGGCGCGAGACGATCGGGCTCTCGCGCGCGACGGTGGGCAACTACCTCGTCGAGGTCGCGCGCACGAGCCCCGATCAGCGCGGCGCGATCCGCGGCACGCTGCGCATCCGCGCGCTCGACGAGACGCGCACCGTGCCCTTCGTGATCGACGACGGCGAGCGCGAGAGCGTCGCGCGCGTCGTGGTGCGTCGCGAGAGCCGCATGGAGGCCGTCGGCGCGGGCTGGTGA
- a CDS encoding RNA polymerase sigma factor, whose protein sequence is MHGAPLGRLCMAMLGSQAEAEECVQEVLLAAHDAFPSYRGEGSVRAFLFGIARRMCARRLEMRGRRERRLRLVHDADAPSSTPEGLLEARREAEKVREALERLKPSERDAVVMRYQGGLEYREIAAACGIDEPAARKRVSRGLARMKELLSEVER, encoded by the coding sequence ATGCATGGAGCCCCCCTCGGGCGGCTCTGCATGGCGATGTTGGGGAGCCAGGCCGAGGCCGAGGAGTGCGTGCAGGAGGTCCTGCTCGCCGCGCACGACGCGTTCCCCAGCTACCGCGGGGAAGGCAGCGTGCGTGCGTTCCTCTTCGGCATCGCGCGACGCATGTGCGCGCGACGGCTCGAGATGCGGGGACGACGCGAGCGCCGGCTGCGGCTGGTGCACGACGCGGACGCACCGTCGAGCACGCCCGAGGGGCTGCTCGAGGCGCGACGCGAAGCGGAGAAGGTGCGCGAGGCGCTCGAGCGCTTGAAGCCGAGCGAGCGCGACGCGGTGGTGATGCGGTACCAGGGCGGCCTCGAGTACCGCGAGATCGCCGCGGCGTGCGGCATCGACGAGCCCGCTGCGCGCAAGCGCGTGAGCCGGGGTCTGGCGCGGATGAAGGAGCTGTTGTCGGAGGTCGAGCGATGA
- a CDS encoding DUF2330 domain-containing protein: MSTNDRWWSAGALVLAASLLAPGRASACGGFFCQNVPMDQAGENILFSIEGDGTLTTHVQILYSGDADAFAWILPLPSIPELDVGSDELFRQLGQRTATRFDLTGRTEGTCRPPPERCGWDDTDEGPWPAPGAVADAGASAADAGGSVTVHFRGAVGPYDAVILQSGSADELFAWLDENDYRIPEMSRPLVADYVAARHVFVALKLLSSASTREIQPIVLRYREGQPCVPIRLTAIATIPDMPIIAYFLADRYATPNNYSRVEPTYDDLRLWRDFSYYPTYVSNLIDDAGGRGFVPEFAGRTPELFLELPSVSDLATITDPTELLQQLRSRGFAGDTQLLGILSRFLPPPAMYASDPSQYYNCLFFSWGSAESCGFAGELDAAGLVGAVEAQIVEPRREAQQMLARHARLTRLFTTMSADEMTIDPTFSLDSGLPDVSNAHVATLVTECSDQYLDWTAPQRVELPSGRSERWREGIAYAGSDEDLCDDMRSGDFAPWTPEDRLRATAERRALRPGGGGPRCAASASSRAGGASVLLAAGVVIAMAITRTRRRR, translated from the coding sequence ATGAGCACCAACGATCGATGGTGGAGCGCGGGGGCGCTCGTGCTCGCTGCATCGCTGCTCGCGCCCGGTCGCGCGTCCGCGTGCGGCGGGTTCTTCTGCCAGAACGTCCCGATGGATCAGGCGGGGGAGAACATCCTCTTCTCGATCGAAGGGGACGGCACGCTCACCACCCACGTGCAGATCCTCTACTCGGGCGACGCCGACGCGTTCGCGTGGATCCTGCCGCTCCCGAGCATCCCCGAGCTCGACGTGGGCAGCGACGAGCTCTTCCGACAGCTCGGCCAGCGCACCGCGACGCGCTTCGATCTCACCGGGCGCACCGAGGGCACGTGTCGCCCGCCGCCCGAGCGCTGCGGTTGGGACGACACGGACGAAGGTCCGTGGCCGGCGCCCGGTGCGGTCGCCGACGCGGGCGCCTCGGCCGCCGACGCGGGCGGCAGCGTGACCGTGCACTTCCGCGGCGCGGTGGGCCCCTACGACGCGGTGATCCTGCAGTCGGGCTCGGCCGACGAGCTCTTCGCGTGGCTCGACGAGAACGACTACCGCATCCCCGAGATGTCGCGCCCGCTCGTCGCGGACTACGTCGCGGCGCGCCACGTCTTCGTCGCGTTGAAGCTGCTCTCGAGCGCGAGCACCCGCGAGATCCAGCCGATCGTGCTGCGCTATCGCGAGGGTCAGCCGTGCGTGCCGATCCGCCTGACCGCGATCGCGACGATCCCCGACATGCCAATCATCGCGTACTTCCTCGCGGACCGTTACGCGACGCCGAACAACTACTCGCGTGTCGAGCCGACCTACGACGACCTGCGGCTGTGGCGCGACTTCTCGTACTACCCGACCTACGTCTCGAACCTGATCGACGACGCGGGCGGGCGCGGCTTCGTCCCCGAGTTCGCGGGCCGGACACCCGAGCTCTTCCTCGAGCTGCCCTCGGTGAGCGACCTCGCGACGATCACCGATCCGACCGAGCTCCTGCAGCAGCTGCGCAGCCGCGGGTTCGCCGGGGACACGCAGCTCCTCGGGATCCTCTCGCGCTTCCTGCCGCCGCCCGCGATGTACGCGAGCGATCCCTCGCAGTACTACAACTGCCTCTTCTTCTCGTGGGGCTCCGCGGAGTCGTGCGGCTTCGCGGGGGAGCTCGACGCAGCGGGGCTCGTGGGCGCGGTCGAGGCGCAGATCGTCGAGCCGCGGCGCGAGGCGCAGCAGATGCTCGCGCGGCACGCGCGCCTGACGCGGCTCTTCACGACGATGAGCGCGGACGAGATGACGATCGATCCGACGTTCTCGCTCGACTCGGGTCTGCCCGACGTGTCGAACGCGCACGTCGCGACGCTGGTGACCGAGTGCAGCGACCAGTACCTCGACTGGACCGCGCCGCAGCGCGTCGAGCTGCCGAGCGGGCGCAGCGAGCGATGGCGCGAGGGCATCGCGTACGCCGGCAGCGACGAGGATCTCTGCGACGACATGCGCAGCGGCGACTTCGCGCCGTGGACGCCCGAGGATCGGCTGCGCGCGACGGCGGAGCGCCGCGCGCTGCGTCCGGGTGGCGGAGGACCGCGTTGTGCGGCGAGCGCGAGCTCGCGCGCAGGCGGAGCGAGCGTGCTGTTGGCCGCCGGTGTGGTGATCGCGATGGCGATCACGCGCACGCGCCGTCGGCGTTGA
- a CDS encoding alpha/beta fold hydrolase encodes MPLAHRTATIDGLHLHWLEAGEGPVVLLLHGWPTSSFLWREVIPPLARHRRVIALDLPGFGRSDKPADAPYSFAFFDRVLERFVDVLELGQVELVVHDLGGPIGLHWAARHPGRVRALGLLNTLVYPEIHPVVAAFVLAGRVPILRDVLTSTSALGLAMPLGVGDRRRMTAEVIRAVQEPFLDPAARRGLIATMSSLEPRGMVEIARWLPTFRGPVRVIYGAKDRVLVDIARTVSRLERDLPQAQVTCFADCGHFLQEERGTEIGEQLAAFFSRDGATLAA; translated from the coding sequence ATGCCCCTCGCACATCGCACGGCGACCATCGACGGACTGCACCTGCACTGGCTCGAAGCGGGAGAGGGCCCGGTCGTGCTCCTGCTGCACGGCTGGCCGACCTCGTCGTTCCTGTGGCGCGAGGTGATCCCGCCGCTCGCCCGCCATCGCCGCGTGATCGCGCTCGACCTGCCGGGCTTCGGGCGCTCGGACAAGCCGGCCGATGCGCCCTACTCGTTCGCGTTCTTCGATCGGGTGCTCGAGCGGTTCGTCGATGTGCTCGAGCTCGGCCAGGTCGAGCTCGTCGTGCACGATCTCGGCGGCCCGATCGGGCTGCACTGGGCGGCGCGTCATCCGGGACGCGTGCGCGCGCTCGGGCTGCTCAACACGCTCGTGTATCCCGAGATCCATCCGGTGGTCGCCGCGTTCGTGCTCGCGGGACGCGTGCCGATCCTGCGCGACGTGCTCACGTCGACGAGCGCGCTCGGGCTCGCGATGCCGCTCGGGGTGGGCGATCGCCGGCGCATGACAGCCGAGGTGATCCGCGCGGTGCAGGAGCCCTTCCTCGATCCCGCGGCGCGTCGCGGGCTGATCGCGACGATGAGCTCGCTCGAGCCGCGCGGCATGGTCGAGATCGCGCGCTGGCTGCCCACGTTCCGCGGACCGGTGCGCGTGATCTACGGCGCGAAGGATCGTGTGCTGGTCGACATCGCGCGCACGGTGTCGCGCCTCGAGCGCGACCTGCCGCAGGCGCAGGTGACGTGCTTCGCGGACTGCGGGCACTTCCTCCAGGAGGAGCGCGGCACCGAGATCGGCGAGCAGCTCGCAGCGTTCTTCAGCCGCGACGGCGCGACGCTCGCTGCGTGA
- a CDS encoding GlxA family transcriptional regulator gives MPIRRVLMVAFEGALTLDLTGPAEVFACAGRELEREGRRGSPYRVEVVSTCGAPIRTSAGCVIETRALASVRPTKHDTVLVVGGEERPITRAALDAPLIAWLQRAARVVRRIGSVCSGAFLLAHAGLLDGRRAATHWAACDRLARFRPAVEVDRNAIFVQDGRVWTSAGVTTGIDMALAMVERDLGAKMADAIAARLVLYVRRPGFQSQFTDALVAQTSSSDPLGPAIAWARAHLRDVDVERLAKRAGLSVRTLHRRCHETLATTPAKLLEKLRVEHARSLLATSDVAHKTLAAQCGFGSTARMKRAFERELGVGPREYRLLFATARSA, from the coding sequence ATGCCGATCCGCAGGGTCCTGATGGTCGCGTTCGAGGGCGCGCTGACGCTCGACCTCACCGGGCCCGCGGAGGTGTTCGCGTGCGCGGGGCGCGAGCTCGAGCGCGAAGGACGTCGCGGCTCGCCCTATCGCGTCGAGGTGGTGTCGACCTGCGGCGCGCCGATCCGCACCTCGGCGGGATGCGTGATCGAGACGCGCGCGCTCGCGAGCGTGCGGCCGACGAAGCACGACACGGTGTTGGTGGTGGGCGGCGAAGAGCGACCCATCACACGCGCCGCGCTCGACGCGCCACTGATCGCGTGGCTGCAGCGCGCGGCGCGGGTGGTGCGGCGCATCGGATCGGTGTGCTCGGGCGCGTTCCTGCTCGCGCACGCGGGGCTGCTCGACGGGCGGCGCGCTGCGACGCACTGGGCGGCGTGTGATCGCCTCGCGCGCTTCCGGCCCGCGGTCGAGGTCGATCGCAACGCGATCTTCGTGCAGGACGGACGGGTGTGGACGTCGGCGGGCGTGACCACCGGGATCGACATGGCGCTCGCGATGGTGGAGCGCGACCTCGGCGCGAAGATGGCCGACGCGATCGCCGCGCGGCTCGTGCTCTACGTGCGGAGGCCGGGGTTCCAGTCGCAGTTCACCGACGCGCTGGTCGCGCAGACGTCGAGCTCGGATCCCCTCGGTCCCGCGATCGCGTGGGCGCGCGCGCACCTGCGCGACGTCGACGTCGAGCGGCTCGCGAAGCGCGCCGGGCTCTCGGTGCGCACGCTGCATCGCCGCTGCCACGAGACGCTCGCGACGACGCCCGCGAAGCTGCTCGAGAAGCTGCGGGTGGAGCACGCACGGTCGCTCCTCGCGACGAGCGACGTCGCACACAAGACGCTCGCCGCGCAGTGCGGCTTCGGGAGCACCGCGCGCATGAAGCGCGCGTTCGAGCGCGAGCTCGGCGTGGGTCCGCGCGAGTATCGCCTGCTCTTCGCGACCGCACGCTCGGCTTGA
- a CDS encoding DJ-1/PfpI family protein, with product MTLQIGLLLYPGVTQLDLTGPFEVFHHVPGATVHVVWKTLDVVRADSGLGIVPTTTIDACPPLDVIVVPGGVGQMALPTDEVVMRFLREQGRQAKYVTSVCTGSLLLGAAGLLEGYEAATHWAYMDLLPMFGARPVSKRVVIDRNRITAGGVTAGIDFGLRVIAELAGERIAKRVQLGLEYDPEPPFRCGHPSVADPDVVADLRHQMAALLTERAERFARA from the coding sequence ATGACGCTCCAGATCGGTCTCTTGCTCTATCCCGGCGTGACCCAGCTCGATCTCACCGGGCCCTTCGAGGTGTTCCACCACGTGCCCGGCGCGACCGTGCACGTGGTGTGGAAGACGCTCGACGTGGTGCGCGCCGACTCGGGCCTCGGCATCGTGCCCACCACGACGATCGACGCGTGCCCTCCGCTCGACGTGATCGTGGTGCCGGGCGGCGTCGGGCAGATGGCGCTCCCCACCGACGAAGTGGTGATGCGCTTCCTGCGCGAGCAGGGCCGCCAGGCGAAGTACGTCACCTCGGTGTGCACCGGCTCGCTGCTGCTCGGCGCCGCGGGGCTGCTCGAGGGCTACGAGGCCGCGACGCACTGGGCGTACATGGACCTGCTCCCGATGTTCGGCGCGCGCCCGGTCTCGAAGCGCGTGGTGATCGATCGCAACCGCATCACCGCGGGCGGCGTGACCGCGGGCATCGACTTCGGCCTCCGTGTGATCGCCGAGCTCGCGGGCGAACGCATCGCCAAGCGGGTGCAGCTCGGGCTCGAGTACGACCCCGAGCCGCCCTTCCGCTGTGGCCATCCCAGCGTCGCCGACCCCGACGTGGTCGCCGATCTCCGCCACCAGATGGCCGCGCTGCTCACCGAGCGCGCCGAGCGCTTCGCCCGCGCGTGA
- a CDS encoding four-helix bundle copper-binding protein: protein METTARMLEMTPGVRARSDRTLLACIDACFECAQVCTLCANACLQERTVAMLRQCIRLDLDCADVCDATGRVLARVGPHGTRMARMMVEACAIACAECARECEQHADVHEHCRLCAETCRRCERACRALLAS, encoded by the coding sequence ATGGAGACGACGGCCCGGATGCTCGAGATGACGCCCGGGGTGCGCGCGCGCAGCGACCGCACCCTCCTCGCGTGCATCGACGCGTGCTTCGAGTGCGCGCAGGTCTGCACGCTCTGCGCGAACGCGTGCCTGCAGGAGCGCACGGTCGCGATGCTGCGGCAGTGCATCCGGCTGGACCTCGACTGCGCCGACGTGTGCGACGCGACCGGGCGCGTGCTCGCGCGCGTCGGGCCGCACGGCACGCGCATGGCGCGGATGATGGTCGAGGCGTGCGCGATCGCATGCGCGGAGTGCGCGCGCGAGTGCGAGCAGCACGCGGACGTGCACGAGCACTGCCGGCTCTGCGCGGAGACGTGCCGGCGCTGCGAGCGTGCCTGTCGCGCGCTGCTCGCGTCGTGA
- a CDS encoding MarR family winged helix-turn-helix transcriptional regulator: MVSQASPRARTGDDAARVLASIRRLVRFLRLAASDAEARTGISAAQLFVLERLVDAPASSMSELAARTLTDPSSVSTVVSRLVERGLVARTRAATDARRFEIAITARGRAIVRRSPPLAQVRLIRAIESLPARTRKDFASSLEHLVTATGGDSLAPRMFFEDEDAPKKRSRGRA; this comes from the coding sequence ATGGTGTCCCAAGCATCTCCCCGCGCGCGCACCGGCGACGACGCGGCCCGTGTGCTCGCATCGATCCGGCGCCTCGTCCGCTTCCTCCGTCTCGCCGCGAGCGATGCCGAGGCGCGCACCGGCATCAGCGCGGCGCAGCTCTTCGTGCTCGAGCGCCTCGTCGACGCGCCCGCGTCGTCGATGAGCGAGCTTGCCGCGCGCACCCTCACCGATCCCAGCTCGGTCTCGACGGTCGTGTCGCGCTTGGTCGAGCGAGGCCTCGTCGCGCGCACCCGCGCCGCGACCGACGCGCGTCGCTTCGAGATCGCGATCACCGCGCGCGGCCGCGCGATCGTGCGGCGCTCTCCGCCCCTCGCGCAGGTGCGTCTGATCCGCGCGATCGAGTCGCTCCCCGCGCGCACCCGCAAGGACTTCGCGAGCTCGCTCGAGCACCTCGTCACCGCGACCGGGGGCGACAGCCTCGCGCCGCGCATGTTCTTCGAAGACGAGGACGCACCGAAGAAGAGGTCCCGTGGACGCGCGTGA